In Balaenoptera musculus isolate JJ_BM4_2016_0621 chromosome 19, mBalMus1.pri.v3, whole genome shotgun sequence, one genomic interval encodes:
- the LOC118885914 gene encoding uncharacterized protein LOC118885914: protein MWPLWTILLLVLPLGGLGPPFCPRETFYFLIAIMKLLGSKNDGTLYTADDLSVCPAEALGCFWLELSVIGFEEGPSMETAVFRLQRLLDALGSWLWVTGWGPCSPCEGYPQRPVHLFLAKLLELLQGAHAQHLPSA, encoded by the exons ATGTGGCCTCTCTGGACCATCCTCCTGCTGGTGCTGCCCTTGGGAGGCCTAGGACCACCCTTCTGCCCAAGGGAGACTTTCTACTTCCTCATTGCCATCATGAAGTTgctg GGAAGCAAAAATGATGGCACTCTTTACACCGCAGATGATCTTTCG GTGTGTCCTGCTGAGGCTCTAGGCTGCTTCTGGCTGGAGCTGTCTGTGATTGGGTTTGAGGAGGGCCCATCCATGGAGACTGCTGTGTTCCGGCTACAGCGCCTATTGGATGCCCTGGGGTCCTGGCTGTGGGTGACTGGCTGGGGCCCTTGTTCACCCTGTGAAGGATACCCTCAGAGGCCAGTCCATCTTTTTCTGGCCAAACTCTTGGAGTTATTACAGGGGGCTCATGCTCAGCATCTGCCCTCAGCATGA